From Candidatus Hydrogenedentota bacterium, a single genomic window includes:
- a CDS encoding DUF1559 domain-containing protein — translation MKSTRRGFTLIELLVVIAIIGILAAILLPALARAREAARRASCQNNLKQLGLVLKMYSGESKGQKFPPLQGYPKWDGTTDPDPNCNGHYDYPAIGFSGNATYPEYLTDVNVLNCPSSARTEGVSYITDEIIASEPGCALYKGALGQTDMSYLYWGYLLDLIDMNELTQADDIRDLSVSGKTLLVPSQIINIYMKVNAVANDWGPNMAALDEDVTEPLMYPLKGNGRGNTIYRLKEGIERFLITDINNPGASAAAQSTIIVMSDMLSNTGADALFNHIPGGSNVLYMDGHVEFQRYQSEGAAPCNRLIANAIGLLAQ, via the coding sequence ATGAAATCAACGCGACGGGGTTTCACATTGATTGAGCTGCTGGTGGTGATCGCCATTATCGGCATTCTGGCGGCGATTCTGCTGCCGGCGCTGGCGCGGGCGCGCGAGGCGGCGCGTCGGGCCTCCTGCCAGAACAACCTCAAGCAGCTGGGGCTGGTGCTGAAGATGTATTCGGGCGAGTCCAAGGGGCAGAAGTTCCCCCCCCTGCAGGGGTATCCGAAATGGGACGGCACCACGGACCCGGACCCGAACTGCAACGGGCACTACGACTATCCGGCCATCGGGTTTTCGGGCAACGCCACGTACCCCGAGTACCTGACGGACGTGAACGTGCTGAACTGCCCGTCGAGCGCGCGCACCGAGGGCGTGAGCTACATCACCGACGAAATCATCGCCTCGGAGCCCGGTTGCGCGCTTTACAAGGGCGCCCTGGGCCAGACGGACATGAGCTACCTCTACTGGGGCTACCTGCTGGACCTCATTGACATGAACGAACTGACGCAGGCGGACGATATCCGCGACCTCTCCGTGTCGGGCAAGACGCTGCTCGTTCCCTCGCAGATCATCAACATCTACATGAAGGTCAACGCGGTGGCGAACGACTGGGGCCCCAACATGGCGGCCCTGGACGAGGACGTCACCGAGCCGCTGATGTATCCCCTGAAGGGCAACGGCCGCGGCAACACCATTTACCGCCTGAAAGAGGGCATTGAGCGCTTCCTGATCACGGACATCAACAACCCCGGCGCCAGCGCCGCGGCGCAGAGCACCATCATCGTGATGTCCGACATGCTCTCCAACACCGGCGCCGACGCGCTGTTCAACCACATCCCCGGCGGGTCCAACGTGCTGTACATGGACGGCCACGTCGAGTTCCAGCGCTATCAGTCGGAGGGGGCCGCCCCCTGCAACCGCCTGATCGCCAACGCCATCGGGCTGCTGGCCCAGTAG
- a CDS encoding carbon starvation protein A, which translates to MASLLLLGVCAAVFITAYFTYGRWLGGRVFGLDPKRATPSHTEEDGVDFVPTRKEVLFGHHFTSIAGTGPIVGPAIAILWGWLPAVLWITLGSVFIGAVHDFGALMVSIRSKGQTIGDVAGRMVSPRVRVLFLIVLFFTLTVVVAIFGLVIATIFSIYPRTVLSVWAAMPLASLVGWWIYRRGGNLLGISLLALFLLYLTVVLGVWLPVDLTQILGIPLLAGPDAGFFAGLKSVVVVWIVLLMAYCFLASVLPVWLLLQPRDYINSHQLYVALALLVGGVLLARPEIVAPAWNPGAAGAPPIMPFLFITIACGAISGFHCLVSSGTTSKQINSESDARFIAYGGMLTEGFLAVLVVIACAAGVGLHVAVEGVDYTGVEAWRQLYGVGWEKMQLQQTVGAFVEGAGNLISAVGIPKAVSVNIVAVMVACFAATTIDTATRLHRYVIQELGGVLRVRALGNKYAATAVAVAAGGGLALLPGPQGPGSGGLVIWPLFGATNQLLAGLALLVVAFYLRRTGRPYWFILAPLALMIVLPFWALVHQVFRDFIPKEKTILTVVGLSIMALQVWMVAEALVLWRGAKGHPQDGDTAAAGNQ; encoded by the coding sequence ATGGCCTCGTTGCTGCTGCTTGGCGTCTGTGCGGCCGTTTTCATCACGGCCTATTTCACCTATGGCCGCTGGCTGGGGGGGCGGGTTTTCGGCCTGGACCCGAAGCGGGCCACCCCTTCGCACACCGAGGAGGACGGGGTGGACTTCGTTCCAACGCGGAAGGAGGTGCTGTTCGGGCACCATTTCACGTCCATCGCGGGCACGGGGCCCATCGTGGGGCCGGCCATCGCGATTCTGTGGGGCTGGCTGCCCGCCGTGCTGTGGATCACCCTGGGCTCCGTGTTCATCGGGGCGGTGCATGATTTCGGGGCGCTCATGGTGTCCATCCGGTCCAAGGGGCAGACCATCGGCGACGTGGCCGGGCGGATGGTCTCGCCGCGGGTCCGCGTGCTGTTCCTGATCGTGCTGTTCTTCACGCTCACGGTGGTGGTGGCCATCTTCGGGCTGGTCATCGCCACGATTTTCTCGATCTATCCGCGGACCGTGCTGTCGGTGTGGGCCGCCATGCCGCTGGCCTCGCTGGTCGGCTGGTGGATTTACCGCCGGGGCGGCAACCTGCTGGGCATCTCCCTGCTGGCCCTGTTCCTCCTGTATCTCACGGTGGTGCTGGGCGTCTGGTTACCTGTGGACCTCACACAGATTCTGGGGATCCCCCTGCTGGCGGGGCCGGACGCGGGCTTTTTCGCCGGGCTGAAGTCCGTGGTGGTGGTGTGGATCGTGCTGCTCATGGCCTACTGTTTTCTGGCCAGCGTGCTGCCGGTCTGGCTGCTGCTCCAGCCGCGGGACTACATCAACTCGCACCAGCTCTATGTGGCGCTGGCCCTGCTGGTCGGCGGGGTGCTGCTCGCACGGCCGGAGATTGTGGCGCCCGCGTGGAACCCCGGCGCGGCGGGCGCGCCGCCCATCATGCCCTTTCTCTTCATCACCATCGCCTGCGGCGCCATTTCGGGCTTCCACTGCCTCGTCTCCTCGGGCACCACGTCCAAGCAGATCAACAGCGAGTCCGACGCCCGGTTCATCGCCTACGGCGGCATGCTTACGGAGGGCTTCCTGGCGGTGCTGGTGGTGATCGCGTGCGCGGCGGGCGTGGGCCTGCACGTCGCGGTGGAGGGGGTGGACTACACCGGCGTCGAGGCGTGGCGCCAGCTCTACGGCGTCGGCTGGGAGAAGATGCAGCTCCAGCAGACCGTCGGCGCCTTCGTGGAGGGGGCGGGCAACCTCATTTCCGCCGTCGGCATCCCCAAGGCCGTCTCGGTGAACATCGTGGCCGTCATGGTGGCCTGTTTCGCGGCCACGACCATTGACACCGCCACGCGGCTCCACCGCTATGTGATCCAGGAGCTGGGCGGTGTCCTGCGGGTCCGCGCGCTGGGGAACAAGTACGCGGCGACGGCGGTGGCCGTGGCGGCGGGCGGCGGGCTGGCCCTGCTGCCCGGCCCGCAGGGCCCCGGCTCCGGCGGGCTGGTGATCTGGCCGCTTTTCGGCGCGACCAACCAGCTGCTGGCCGGGCTGGCCCTGCTGGTGGTCGCGTTCTACCTGCGGCGCACCGGCCGCCCCTATTGGTTCATTCTCGCGCCCCTGGCGCTCATGATCGTGCTGCCCTTCTGGGCGCTGGTCCACCAGGTCTTCCGGGATTTCATCCCCAAGGAGAAGACCATCCTCACCGTGGTCGGCCTGTCCATCATGGCCCTGCAGGTCTGGATGGTCGCGGAGGCGCTGGTGCTGTGGCGGGGGGCCAAGGGACACCCGCAAGACGGCGACACCGCAGCTGCGGGGAACCAGTAG
- the rpsB gene encoding 30S ribosomal protein S2 has protein sequence MPIVTPRELLEAGVHFGHQTRRWHPKMAPYIYGQRNGIYIVNLQHTLRQLYQAYGLVRDVVAQGGHVLMVGTKRQAQEPVKREAERCGMFYVNSRWLGGTLTNYRTVRQSISRLISLQDLDTDPEADRKHTKKELVLLRKDRVKLERNLLGIQNMPGLPSVMFVIDAKHEDIAVKEARRLGIPCIGVVDTNCDPEVVDVPIPGNDDAIRAVGLYCRIIADAAIEGRMRAEKVRAEREEQDRIASEGGDAEDVDDAPVTGDKVDENYDRAYDADPAQDGGDAAPAAE, from the coding sequence ATGCCTATCGTCACCCCCCGAGAACTGCTGGAAGCGGGCGTCCACTTCGGCCACCAGACCCGCCGCTGGCACCCCAAAATGGCGCCGTACATCTACGGCCAGCGCAACGGCATCTACATCGTCAACCTCCAGCACACGCTGCGCCAGCTGTACCAGGCCTACGGCCTGGTGCGCGACGTGGTGGCCCAGGGCGGCCATGTCCTCATGGTCGGCACGAAGCGCCAGGCCCAGGAGCCGGTGAAGCGCGAGGCGGAGCGCTGCGGCATGTTCTATGTGAACAGCCGCTGGCTCGGCGGCACGCTGACGAACTACCGGACCGTGCGCCAGAGCATTTCCCGCCTCATTTCGCTGCAGGATCTGGACACGGACCCCGAAGCGGACCGCAAGCACACCAAGAAAGAGCTGGTGCTCCTGCGCAAGGACCGTGTGAAGCTCGAGCGCAACCTGCTCGGCATCCAGAACATGCCCGGCCTGCCCAGCGTCATGTTCGTCATTGACGCCAAGCACGAGGACATCGCCGTGAAAGAGGCGCGCCGCCTGGGCATCCCCTGCATCGGCGTCGTGGACACGAACTGCGACCCCGAGGTCGTGGACGTGCCGATCCCCGGCAACGACGACGCCATCCGCGCCGTCGGCCTGTACTGCCGCATCATCGCCGACGCGGCCATCGAGGGCCGGATGCGCGCCGAGAAGGTGCGCGCCGAGCGCGAGGAGCAGGACCGCATCGCCAGCGAGGGCGGGGACGCCGAGGACGTGGACGACGCGCCCGTGACGGGCGACAAGGTGGACGAGAACTACGACCGCGCCTACGACGCGGATCCGGCGCAGGACGGGGGCGACGCGGCCCCGGCGGCCGAGTAA
- the tsf gene encoding translation elongation factor Ts has protein sequence MTISASQVKELRDATGAGMMDCKRALTEANGDFDAAVKWLREKGMAKAAKRADKVASEGTVASYIHMGGKIGVMVEINCETDFVARGDDFRTLVNDICLQICAANPRWVSVDEVPKAEYDAEMELYVKQAMQTGKPENICRKIAEGKMGKWHSEVCLLEQPFVKDDKKTIKGLIAELTGKCGERISVRRFVRFELGEGLEKRQNDLAAEVAAEMEKFENKG, from the coding sequence ATGACTATCAGCGCATCACAGGTGAAAGAGCTCCGGGACGCCACGGGCGCCGGAATGATGGACTGCAAGCGGGCCCTGACGGAGGCCAACGGCGACTTTGACGCGGCCGTGAAGTGGCTGCGGGAGAAGGGCATGGCGAAGGCCGCCAAGCGGGCGGACAAGGTCGCCTCCGAGGGCACCGTGGCCTCCTACATCCACATGGGCGGCAAGATCGGCGTCATGGTGGAGATCAACTGCGAGACCGACTTCGTGGCCCGCGGCGACGACTTCCGCACCCTCGTGAACGACATCTGCCTGCAGATCTGCGCCGCGAACCCCCGGTGGGTCTCGGTTGACGAGGTTCCCAAGGCCGAGTATGATGCCGAGATGGAGCTGTACGTCAAGCAGGCCATGCAGACGGGCAAGCCCGAGAACATCTGCCGGAAGATCGCCGAAGGCAAGATGGGCAAGTGGCACAGCGAGGTCTGCCTGCTGGAGCAGCCCTTCGTGAAGGACGACAAGAAGACGATCAAGGGCCTCATCGCGGAGCTCACGGGCAAGTGCGGCGAAAGGATCAGCGTGCGCCGCTTCGTCCGCTTCGAGCTGGGCGAGGGCCTCGAGAAGCGCCAGAACGACCTGGCCGCCGAGGTCGCCGCCGAGATGGAGAAGTTCGAGAACAAGGGGTAA
- a CDS encoding UMP kinase, translated as MAQPVYKRVLLKMSGEALQGSTPGGVDFGVVGGYAEELAAASAGGVQIGLVVGGGNIFRGASGLAGAPDRPTGDYMGMLATVINALALQAAIEARGVPTRVLSAIEMPPVAERHIRRRAIRHLEKGRVVIFAAGTGNPFFTTDTAAALRASEIGAEVLLKATKVDGVYDADPKKNPGAKRFDQLSYTEALARDLRVMDATAISLCRENQMPVIVFDMTRPGNIGRVLDGEPIGTLVKGG; from the coding sequence TTGGCCCAGCCGGTGTACAAGCGCGTCCTGCTCAAAATGAGCGGGGAGGCCCTGCAGGGGTCCACCCCCGGCGGGGTGGACTTCGGCGTTGTCGGCGGCTACGCGGAGGAGCTGGCCGCCGCCTCCGCCGGGGGCGTCCAGATCGGCCTCGTCGTGGGCGGCGGAAACATCTTCCGCGGCGCGTCGGGGCTGGCGGGCGCGCCCGACCGGCCCACGGGCGACTACATGGGCATGCTGGCCACGGTGATCAACGCGCTGGCGCTCCAGGCGGCCATCGAGGCGCGCGGGGTGCCCACGCGGGTCCTCAGCGCCATCGAGATGCCGCCCGTCGCCGAACGCCACATCCGCCGCCGGGCCATCCGCCACCTGGAAAAGGGGCGGGTGGTCATCTTCGCCGCGGGCACGGGCAACCCCTTCTTCACCACGGACACGGCCGCCGCCCTGCGCGCCAGCGAGATCGGGGCCGAGGTCCTGCTCAAGGCCACCAAGGTGGACGGCGTCTACGACGCCGACCCCAAGAAGAACCCCGGCGCGAAGCGCTTCGACCAGCTTTCCTACACGGAGGCTCTGGCCCGCGACCTGCGCGTCATGGACGCGACCGCGATTTCCCTCTGCCGCGAGAACCAGATGCCCGTGATCGTCTTCGACATGACGCGCCCGGGCAACATCGGCAGGGTCCTGGACGGTGAACCCATAGGCACCCTTGTCAAGGGAGGATGA
- the frr gene encoding ribosome recycling factor: MPHKVTMEDARRKMDSSVEAFKGELGGLRTGRANAGMLDTVEVEVYGSKMRINQLGNVTVPDAHIIAVDLWDKSQINTVEKALRASQLNINPSNDGRVIRIPVPPLTEDRRRDLVKFAAKLAEEARVAVRNIRRHAVEAIKLHQKDGEIPEDDARRLTDEIQKLTDKHIESIDACFKVKEADIMEV, from the coding sequence ATGCCGCACAAAGTAACCATGGAAGACGCCCGCAGGAAGATGGACAGCAGCGTGGAGGCCTTCAAGGGCGAGCTGGGCGGCCTCCGCACCGGCCGCGCCAACGCCGGCATGCTGGACACGGTCGAGGTCGAGGTGTACGGGTCCAAGATGAGGATCAACCAGCTTGGAAACGTCACCGTCCCCGACGCCCACATCATCGCCGTGGACCTCTGGGACAAGTCCCAGATCAACACGGTCGAGAAGGCGCTGCGCGCCTCGCAGCTCAACATCAACCCGTCCAACGACGGGCGCGTCATCCGCATCCCGGTGCCGCCCCTCACGGAGGACCGGCGCCGGGACCTCGTGAAGTTCGCCGCCAAGCTCGCCGAGGAGGCCCGCGTCGCCGTGCGCAACATCCGCCGCCACGCCGTCGAGGCCATCAAACTGCACCAGAAGGACGGTGAAATCCCCGAGGACGACGCCCGCCGCCTCACCGACGAGATCCAGAAGCTGACCGACAAGCACATCGAGTCCATTGACGCCTGCTTCAAAGTCAAAGAAGCGGACATCATGGAGGTGTGA
- the uppS gene encoding di-trans,poly-cis-decaprenylcistransferase translates to MQQGTEKRPPLDPRLDPGRMPRHIAVIMDGNGRWAERRGLTRAEGHEAGARGVRAAIEACRRLGVRALTLYAFSTENWRRSKLEVDALFRLMSTYIRKELDDIHRNNIRVRFLGEMDRLPARAQKDLRHCLETTAGNTAMDCCVALNYGGRTEIARAARALCADALAGRIRPEDVDEDAVTARLYAPDLAEVDLLIRTSGEMRVSNFLLWQISYAEIVVTPTLWPDFDQQALCDAIFEYQARGRRFGGRP, encoded by the coding sequence ATGCAGCAGGGAACGGAAAAGCGCCCGCCCCTCGACCCCCGGCTGGACCCCGGCCGGATGCCGCGCCACATCGCCGTCATCATGGACGGCAACGGGCGCTGGGCGGAGCGGCGCGGCCTGACCCGCGCCGAGGGCCACGAGGCGGGCGCGCGCGGCGTGCGCGCCGCCATCGAGGCCTGCCGCAGGCTCGGCGTCCGCGCCCTCACGCTCTACGCCTTCTCCACGGAGAACTGGCGGCGCTCGAAACTGGAGGTGGACGCCCTCTTCCGCCTCATGAGCACCTACATCCGGAAAGAGCTCGACGACATCCACCGCAACAACATCCGCGTCCGCTTCCTCGGCGAAATGGACCGCCTCCCCGCCCGCGCGCAGAAGGACCTCCGGCACTGCCTGGAGACCACCGCGGGCAACACGGCCATGGACTGCTGCGTCGCCCTCAATTACGGCGGCCGCACCGAGATCGCCCGGGCCGCACGCGCCCTCTGCGCCGACGCGCTCGCGGGCCGCATCCGCCCGGAAGACGTGGACGAGGACGCCGTGACCGCGCGGCTCTACGCCCCCGACCTGGCCGAGGTGGACCTGCTCATCCGCACGAGCGGCGAGATGCGCGTCAGCAACTTCCTGCTCTGGCAGATCTCCTACGCCGAGATCGTGGTCACACCGACCCTCTGGCCGGACTTCGACCAGCAGGCCCTGTGCGACGCGATTTTCGAGTACCAGGCGCGCGGCCGCCGCTTCGGGGGGCGGCCATGA
- a CDS encoding phosphatidate cytidylyltransferase, with protein sequence MNRNCDNSGGTLVRLGTALVLAPTALLLIWIPSLQVPLILFVAALVVQGLREYCDMLEAMGLPTLRRTVLAAGGGLILWNGGMVLTDWNGWTAHPVVTGISAAVMLVMVAHLLSPVHSLQALAADVFGVAYIAGLGSYLVIIHGWAGMGPGLVTFLLVAVVWSDTGAYFVGRAFGRHKMAPRTSPKKSWEGAAGGVLGAVLATAVLLGLIRLFGWENAYPLAGWRVYLPLAAALSVVGQFGDLIESMIKREAGIKDSSGIFPGHGGVLDRCDGILFAAPTLYYLFYGLRALLG encoded by the coding sequence ATGAACCGCAACTGCGACAACTCCGGGGGCACCCTGGTGCGGCTGGGCACGGCGCTGGTCCTCGCGCCGACGGCCCTCCTGCTCATCTGGATCCCCTCCCTCCAGGTGCCCCTCATCCTCTTCGTGGCGGCCCTCGTGGTCCAGGGGCTCCGCGAGTACTGCGACATGCTGGAGGCCATGGGCCTGCCCACCCTGCGGCGCACCGTGCTGGCGGCGGGCGGCGGCCTCATCCTCTGGAACGGCGGCATGGTCCTCACCGACTGGAACGGCTGGACCGCGCACCCCGTGGTCACGGGCATCTCCGCCGCCGTCATGCTGGTCATGGTGGCGCACCTGCTCAGCCCCGTCCACAGCCTCCAGGCGCTGGCTGCCGATGTGTTCGGCGTGGCCTACATCGCCGGCCTCGGCTCCTATCTCGTCATCATCCACGGCTGGGCGGGCATGGGCCCCGGGCTCGTCACGTTCCTGCTCGTGGCTGTGGTCTGGTCCGACACGGGCGCCTACTTCGTCGGGCGCGCCTTCGGCCGCCACAAGATGGCCCCGCGCACCAGCCCCAAGAAAAGCTGGGAGGGCGCGGCGGGCGGCGTGCTCGGCGCGGTCCTGGCCACCGCCGTCCTCCTCGGGCTCATCCGCCTCTTCGGCTGGGAGAACGCCTACCCCCTGGCGGGCTGGCGCGTGTACCTGCCCCTGGCGGCCGCCCTGTCCGTCGTCGGCCAGTTCGGCGACCTCATCGAGTCCATGATCAAGCGCGAGGCGGGCATCAAGGACTCCAGCGGCATCTTCCCGGGCCACGGCGGCGTCCTCGACCGCTGCGACGGCATCCTCTTCGCCGCCCCAACCCTGTATTACCTGTTCTACGGGCTCCGCGCCCTGCTGGGGTAG
- a CDS encoding peptide chain release factor 2 produces the protein MYEPEAQQTADHQTRLAGLRKSLNVDNLKHDIAEVEASMAVPGFWDDSESAQKTVQRLKALKSVVGAPDELAREIEDAATLVEMGAEMEDASLAEEITAMLARIEARLHRLELNSLFQDPRDTKTAMVNIHPGAGGTESCDWAEMLYRMFTRFCELREFDAEVLDYQPGEEAGLKSASLRVTGPYAFGTLKSEDGVHRLVRISPFDSAARRHTSFAAIEVLAEVDADIEIDIREEDIKLDVFRSSGAGGQKVNKTSSAVRLTHLPSGIVVSCQIERSQHRNRDTAMQMLRAKLYDIELRRKEAELSAMREGQQDVAWGSQIRSYVLHPYQMIKDHRTSHETGNVDRVLDGDLDGFVEAYLKWNLERRSGARNDD, from the coding sequence ATGTATGAACCCGAGGCCCAGCAGACCGCCGACCACCAGACGCGGCTCGCCGGACTGCGCAAGAGCCTGAATGTGGACAACCTGAAGCACGACATCGCCGAGGTGGAGGCATCCATGGCCGTTCCCGGATTCTGGGACGACTCGGAGTCCGCCCAAAAGACCGTGCAGCGGCTCAAGGCGCTGAAGTCCGTCGTGGGCGCGCCCGACGAGCTCGCCCGCGAGATCGAGGACGCCGCCACCCTCGTCGAGATGGGCGCCGAGATGGAGGACGCCTCCCTCGCCGAGGAGATCACCGCGATGCTCGCCCGCATCGAGGCCAGGCTCCACCGGCTGGAGCTGAACAGCCTCTTCCAGGACCCCCGCGACACCAAGACCGCCATGGTCAACATCCACCCGGGCGCCGGCGGCACCGAGTCCTGCGACTGGGCCGAAATGCTCTACCGCATGTTCACCCGCTTCTGCGAGCTGCGCGAGTTCGACGCCGAGGTGCTCGACTACCAGCCCGGCGAGGAGGCGGGCCTCAAGAGCGCGTCCCTGCGCGTGACGGGCCCCTACGCCTTCGGCACCCTGAAGTCCGAGGACGGCGTCCACCGCCTCGTGCGCATCTCGCCTTTCGACTCCGCCGCCCGGCGGCACACCTCCTTCGCCGCCATCGAGGTGCTGGCCGAGGTGGACGCGGACATCGAGATAGATATCCGGGAGGAGGACATCAAGCTGGACGTCTTCCGCTCCAGCGGCGCGGGCGGCCAGAAGGTCAACAAGACCAGCTCCGCCGTCCGCCTGACCCACCTGCCCTCGGGCATCGTGGTCTCCTGCCAGATCGAGCGGTCGCAGCACCGCAACCGCGACACGGCCATGCAGATGCTGCGCGCGAAACTCTACGACATCGAGCTGAGGCGCAAGGAGGCCGAGCTGAGCGCCATGCGCGAGGGCCAGCAGGACGTCGCCTGGGGCAGCCAGATCCGCAGCTACGTCCTCCACCCCTACCAGATGATCAAGGACCACCGGACCAGTCACGAGACCGGAAACGTGGACCGCGTCCTCGACGGCGACCTGGACGGCTTCGTCGAGGCCTACCTCAAGTGGAACCTCGAGCGCCGCAGCGGCGCGCGCAACGACGACTGA
- the lysS gene encoding lysine--tRNA ligase: MTDELTPEQEDPREGHGAEEELRRHRIAKLERIRARGDEPFKYRCDRSHRIGEARAAFEAAEAAAGPDADPQAELPGAALAGRVTARRVQGKSAFLDLRDDTGRIQLFFGEKQVGGEMYAALDDLDIGDFLRVEGTVKRTRRGEITLFAAGYSLLTKSLRPGAEKWHGLSDVETRYRRRYLDMVANPEVLDTFKRRVQVVSVMRGWLAARGYLEVETPMLHPIPGGATARPFITHHNTYDRDFYLRVAPELYLKRLIVGGFDRVFEINRCFRNEGVDTRHNPEFTTMELYEAYQDYLGLMDETEEMLCHVIETVVGGKSFPYQGHTISIERPWKRISLHEAIRQYAGVDLEATRDRDEAARLAKSAGVDVDPTMGYGKIVDAVMSEKVQPHLIQPTFLYDYPIEISPLAKKKRGNPALTERFQPFIACLEVGNAFSELNDPIDQRERFEAQAALRDAGDDEAQYLDEDFIAALEVGMPPTAGLGIGMDRLAMLVTDSASIREVILFPQLRTL, translated from the coding sequence ATGACCGATGAACTGACCCCCGAACAGGAAGACCCCCGCGAAGGACACGGCGCCGAGGAGGAGCTCCGCAGGCACCGCATCGCCAAGCTGGAGCGCATCCGCGCGCGCGGCGACGAGCCCTTCAAGTACCGCTGCGACCGCAGCCACCGCATCGGGGAGGCCCGCGCCGCCTTCGAGGCCGCGGAGGCCGCCGCCGGGCCGGACGCCGACCCGCAGGCCGAGCTGCCGGGCGCCGCGCTGGCCGGCCGCGTCACCGCGCGCCGCGTCCAGGGCAAGAGCGCCTTCCTCGACCTGCGCGACGACACGGGCCGCATCCAGCTCTTCTTCGGCGAAAAGCAGGTGGGCGGGGAGATGTACGCCGCCCTGGACGACCTCGACATCGGCGACTTCCTCCGCGTCGAGGGGACCGTCAAGCGCACCCGGCGCGGCGAGATCACCCTGTTCGCCGCGGGGTACAGCCTGCTGACCAAGTCGCTGCGCCCCGGCGCCGAGAAGTGGCACGGCCTCTCCGACGTGGAGACGCGCTACCGCCGCCGCTACCTCGACATGGTGGCCAACCCCGAGGTGCTCGACACCTTCAAGCGCCGCGTGCAGGTGGTCTCCGTCATGCGCGGGTGGCTCGCCGCCCGCGGCTATCTCGAGGTCGAGACCCCCATGCTCCATCCGATCCCCGGCGGCGCCACGGCCCGCCCCTTCATCACGCACCACAACACCTACGACCGCGACTTCTACCTGCGCGTCGCGCCGGAGCTCTACCTCAAGCGCCTCATCGTCGGCGGCTTCGACAGGGTCTTCGAGATCAACCGCTGCTTCCGCAACGAGGGCGTGGACACGCGCCACAACCCCGAGTTCACCACCATGGAGCTCTACGAGGCGTACCAGGACTACCTCGGCCTCATGGACGAGACCGAGGAGATGCTCTGCCACGTCATCGAGACCGTGGTCGGCGGGAAGTCCTTCCCCTACCAGGGCCACACCATCAGCATCGAGCGGCCCTGGAAGCGCATCTCGCTGCACGAGGCCATCCGCCAGTATGCCGGCGTGGACCTCGAGGCCACCCGCGACCGCGACGAGGCCGCCCGCCTCGCCAAGAGCGCCGGCGTGGACGTGGATCCCACCATGGGCTACGGCAAGATCGTGGACGCCGTCATGTCGGAGAAGGTGCAGCCCCACCTCATCCAGCCGACCTTCCTCTACGACTACCCCATCGAGATTTCGCCGCTCGCCAAGAAAAAGCGCGGCAACCCCGCCCTCACCGAGCGGTTCCAGCCCTTCATCGCCTGCCTCGAGGTCGGCAACGCCTTCTCGGAGCTGAACGACCCCATTGACCAACGCGAGCGCTTCGAGGCCCAGGCCGCCCTGCGCGACGCGGGGGACGACGAGGCCCAGTACCTCGACGAGGACTTCATCGCGGCGCTGGAGGTGGGAATGCCCCCCACCGCCGGCCTCGGCATCGGCATGGACCGCCTCGCCATGCTCGTCACCGACAGCGCCTCCATCCGAGAGGTCATCCTTTTCCCCCAGCTCCGGACGCTGTAG
- a CDS encoding glycerophosphodiester phosphodiesterase — translation MRCAVMWTAVLALAGAAAAAPAGPMGACAHRGDMRHAPENTLPAFRSAVEKGAHMIEFDVAPTRDGKLVLMHDATVDRTTNGTGRVDALSFDEIRALDAGAWFGPDFAGTRVPTLEEVLAVIPEHILCNVHLRGGPEVGAASALVLQRLGRLEHCFLACGAAQAEAARSAVPGVRLCNMDRQVGNRDAYITRTLESGAAFIQLLHGEEGLAEAAARCRAGGVLVNYFGAEEPETIRRLYRAGVNYVLTNDLDACLDVLRADFGVAPAAAPAGEAAGPTASGAGGKG, via the coding sequence ATGAGATGTGCCGTGATGTGGACCGCTGTGCTGGCGCTGGCGGGGGCGGCGGCCGCCGCCCCGGCCGGGCCGATGGGCGCGTGCGCCCACCGCGGCGACATGCGCCATGCCCCCGAGAACACCCTGCCCGCCTTCCGTTCCGCCGTGGAGAAGGGGGCGCACATGATCGAGTTCGACGTGGCCCCCACGCGCGACGGGAAACTGGTCCTGATGCACGACGCCACGGTGGACCGGACGACCAACGGCACGGGCCGCGTGGACGCGCTGTCCTTCGACGAGATCCGCGCCCTCGACGCGGGCGCGTGGTTCGGGCCGGACTTCGCGGGCACCCGCGTGCCCACCCTCGAAGAGGTCCTCGCCGTCATTCCTGAACACATCCTGTGCAATGTGCACCTGCGCGGCGGCCCCGAAGTGGGCGCGGCGTCCGCCCTGGTCCTTCAGCGTCTCGGGCGGCTGGAACACTGCTTCCTCGCCTGCGGCGCGGCCCAGGCCGAAGCTGCCCGCTCCGCCGTGCCCGGCGTGCGCCTCTGCAACATGGACCGCCAGGTCGGCAACCGTGACGCCTACATCACGCGCACCCTCGAATCCGGCGCCGCCTTCATCCAGCTTCTGCACGGCGAGGAGGGCCTGGCCGAGGCCGCGGCCCGCTGCCGCGCCGGCGGGGTCCTCGTCAACTACTTTGGCGCCGAGGAACCCGAGACGATCCGCCGGCTCTACCGTGCGGGGGTCAACTACGTTCTCACCAACGACCTGGACGCCTGCCTCGACGTGCTGCGCGCAGACTTTGGCGTGGCTCCGGCCGCAGCTCCGGCAGGCGAGGCGGCCGGCCCTACAGCGTCCGGAGCTGGGGGAAAAGGATGA